The Coregonus clupeaformis isolate EN_2021a chromosome 8, ASM2061545v1, whole genome shotgun sequence genome has a segment encoding these proteins:
- the LOC121571083 gene encoding actin cytoskeleton-regulatory complex protein PAN1, with the protein MMGCLMVTGVLLLTLLFHPPAAQMESPDTDSADLEAVRFGEFCLKISDDSHWKTPEPEPRQTVANKEAAESTQLPMSSPSDDKEDINSTLQPAVNSSSVVANIMGIPPGPGQLGPVEREGCLCKTWQERATHRSLVRSIEYRFPAPEVCNSTEIIETLVDGRKVCVNTSLTSFIAPLYGLSTDPDWEGTTTPSPNTSAVSSSPTTQTEEPMSMTPPRESREEVFYLLLETGEIEQEPPAPPAPPEPPAPPAPPAPPGDLGPPGPPGSLGPKGASGVLELGLLHCKCHQVESRRIGKLISKVELHPPSPSCNVFEAIATLKRSDQNICLDITAPWVRRFLEKIQLQSDSPPGS; encoded by the exons ATGATGGGTTGTCTCATGGTCACCGGGGTGCTCCTTTTGACTCTACTGTTCCATCCTCCAGCTGCTCAGA TGGAGAGCCCAGATACAGATAGTGCAGATCTGGAGGCCGTGAGGTTCGGAGAGTTTTGCCTGAAAATCTCTGATGATTCCCACTGGAAAACCCCTGAACCAGAGCCCAGGCAAACAGTTGCCAACAAGGAGGCAGCTGAGAGCACACAACTGCCAATGTCTTCACCATCGGATGACAAGGAAG ATATAAACTCCACTCTTCAACCGGCTGTCAATTCTTCATCAGTCGTGGCAAACATCATGG GCATCCCACCAGGCCCTGGACAACTGGGGCCGGTGGAGAGGGAAGGATGTCTCTGCAAGACGTGGCAGGAACGCGCAACCCACCGGTCTCTTGTCAGGAGCATAGAGTACAGGTTCCCTGCACCAGAAGTGTGTAACTCCACAGAAAtcat TGAGACACTGGTAGATGGCAGGAAGGTGTGTGTGAATACCTCTCTCACAAGCTTCATTGCACCACTCTATGG GCTTTCAACTGACCCAGACTGGGAAGGGACCACAACCCCCAGCCCAAACACCTCTGCAGTGTCCTCGTCCCCAACCACACAGACAGAGGAACCAATGAGCATGACACCACCAAGGGAATCAAGAGAGGAAGTATTCTACCTTCTTCTTGAAACTGGTGAAATAGAACAAGAACCCCCAGCACCCCCAGCACCCCCAGAACCCCCAGCACCCCCAGCACCCCCAGCACCCCCAGGAGACCTAGGACCCCCAGGGCCCCCAGGCTCACTAGGACCCAAAGGAGCCTCTGGAGTACTAGA GCTTGGTCTGCTGCACTGCAAGTGCCACCAGGTGGAATCCAGACGCATAGGAAAGCTCATCTCGAAAGTAGAGTTGCACCCACCCTCTCCAAGCTGCAACGTTTTCGAGGCTAT CGCAACTCTGAAGAGGTCAGATCAAAATATTTGCTTGGACATCACTGCACCCTGGGTCCGCAGATTCCTGGAGAAAATCCAGTTACAGTCAGACTCCCCTCCTGGGAGTTAA